From Cellulomonas chengniuliangii, the proteins below share one genomic window:
- a CDS encoding DUF6772 family protein, whose translation MQKFLSYDRGLERFNPLARVICYDDFDTGFNGWLDLTPNYVEENYESFDSVIDLSSWAPNQLSSAAMRFASSHGSMEGTYSLKLTTAPTGGPHTEPPRNGSMGHAIKRLSRFGNPKLIQIESWYSYTPVQDREGKGEEDIRAIGFFFDVQDSEYRYMPGVRYVNSLGGKLVKKWQYYQVADGVTPEDWNFGVKDGWCVPGVDNQWYGRRFEDGSGDGYQWLPGGEQDLVFNESPDKINWMYFRLTVDIEKREYVELQSGDQVFDMRGIKPTLTEGYASIDNLINPIFFIETDTDRSVNLYLDSVVYSVE comes from the coding sequence AAGTTCCTCAGCTATGACCGCGGCCTCGAGCGGTTCAACCCGCTCGCGCGAGTCATCTGCTACGACGACTTCGACACGGGGTTCAACGGGTGGCTCGACCTCACGCCGAACTACGTCGAGGAGAACTACGAGTCCTTCGACAGCGTGATCGACCTCTCGAGCTGGGCCCCCAACCAGCTGAGCTCCGCGGCGATGCGCTTCGCGTCCTCGCACGGCTCGATGGAGGGCACCTACTCGCTGAAGCTCACGACGGCGCCGACGGGCGGCCCGCACACCGAGCCTCCCCGCAACGGGTCCATGGGGCACGCGATCAAGCGGCTGTCGCGGTTCGGCAACCCCAAGCTCATCCAGATCGAGTCCTGGTACTCCTACACCCCGGTGCAGGACCGCGAGGGGAAGGGCGAGGAGGACATCCGCGCGATCGGCTTCTTCTTCGACGTGCAGGACTCCGAGTACCGCTACATGCCGGGCGTGCGCTACGTGAACTCCCTCGGCGGCAAGCTCGTCAAGAAGTGGCAGTACTACCAGGTCGCCGACGGAGTCACCCCCGAGGACTGGAACTTCGGTGTCAAGGACGGCTGGTGCGTCCCGGGCGTGGACAACCAGTGGTACGGCCGGCGCTTCGAGGACGGCTCGGGCGACGGCTACCAGTGGCTGCCGGGCGGCGAGCAGGACCTCGTCTTCAACGAGAGCCCCGACAAGATCAACTGGATGTACTTCCGCCTGACCGTCGACATCGAGAAGCGCGAGTACGTCGAGCTGCAGAGCGGCGACCAGGTCTTCGACATGCGCGGCATCAAGCCGACCCTCACGGAGGGCTACGCCTCGATCGACAACCTGATCAACCCCATCTTCTTCATCGAGACCGACACCGACCGCTCGGTGAACCTCTACCTCGACTCCGTCGTGTACTCGGTCGAGTGA
- a CDS encoding DUF6385 domain-containing protein, translating to MQTTNTSVIARRVKISDDYATLPYEAGWANEAVTFVQAEGDHPDLAIAVEVSPDGINWIRRTGGTLAASQQIVDLPLAQFGNWLRVVITGATSEQPARVLVHLNLKG from the coding sequence ATGCAGACAACGAACACCTCCGTCATCGCACGACGGGTCAAGATCTCCGACGACTACGCGACCCTTCCCTACGAGGCCGGCTGGGCGAACGAGGCGGTGACCTTCGTGCAGGCCGAGGGCGATCACCCCGACCTGGCCATCGCGGTCGAGGTCTCGCCCGACGGCATCAACTGGATCCGACGCACCGGCGGGACGCTCGCCGCCTCGCAGCAGATCGTCGACCTGCCCCTCGCGCAGTTCGGCAACTGGCTCCGGGTCGTCATCACCGGCGCGACCAGCGAGCAGCCCGCGCGGGTGCTCGTCCACCTCAACCTCAAGGGCTGA
- a CDS encoding AraC family transcriptional regulator, with protein MNSIATTLESRAVGTLRRRAVREVIAGDPVSSFRFYVHEDPHPFAGWHFHPEYELHLILRSSGRYVLGDVVDAYNPGQLVLVGPNLPHHWIADHGENEVLEDTHAVLHFSDAWIRGCQTAMPELRTLDSLLSRSAHGIEFQGDTAARGATALLAVRDADPGMERLVRVLDVLRVLAAGPAGEQKPVVRGWLPALGGADSELISRAIDYILDNLTTGASLHEAARQAAMSDSAFSRYFKAGSGQTFTDMVRQLRLTQACRLLERTDDTVGAIAGAVGYSNLSNFNRQFLRAYGVTPRQHRTSARA; from the coding sequence ATGAACAGCATCGCGACCACCCTGGAGTCACGCGCCGTGGGAACGCTGCGCCGCAGGGCCGTGCGCGAGGTGATCGCTGGCGACCCCGTCTCGTCGTTCCGCTTCTACGTCCACGAGGACCCGCACCCGTTCGCCGGCTGGCACTTCCACCCCGAGTACGAGCTCCACCTCATCCTGCGATCGAGCGGTCGGTACGTCCTCGGGGACGTCGTCGACGCCTACAACCCCGGGCAGCTCGTGCTCGTCGGCCCCAACTTGCCGCACCACTGGATCGCCGACCACGGCGAGAACGAGGTGTTGGAGGACACGCACGCCGTGCTGCACTTCAGCGACGCGTGGATCCGGGGCTGCCAGACCGCCATGCCCGAGCTGCGGACCCTCGACTCGCTGCTCAGCCGATCCGCGCACGGCATCGAGTTCCAGGGCGACACGGCAGCGCGCGGAGCCACCGCCCTCCTCGCGGTCCGCGACGCCGATCCCGGGATGGAGCGCCTCGTGCGCGTTCTCGACGTGCTCCGCGTCCTCGCCGCAGGCCCGGCGGGCGAGCAGAAGCCCGTCGTGCGTGGCTGGCTGCCAGCACTGGGAGGAGCCGACTCGGAGCTCATCAGCCGCGCGATCGACTACATCCTCGACAACCTCACCACCGGAGCGAGCCTGCACGAGGCCGCGCGGCAGGCTGCGATGAGCGACTCCGCCTTCTCTCGCTACTTCAAGGCGGGCAGCGGTCAGACGTTCACCGACATGGTCCGTCAGCTGCGCCTCACCCAGGCGTGCCGGCTGCTCGAGCGGACCGACGACACGGTCGGCGCGATCGCGGGAGCCGTCGGGTACAGCAACCTGTCGAACTTCAACCGGCAGTTCCTCCGCGCATACGGCGTCACGCCCCGCCAGCACCGAACGTCGGCCCGCGCGTAG
- a CDS encoding DUF6385 domain-containing protein, which produces MLTSATTLVERRAVLTAAFGTHPYEAAWASEALFFVRAEGPHPELTIQPQVSPDGIDWLDRGDQVTLRADRDLVDVEMARFGTWVRLLIEGATQDAPATVLVRLELKG; this is translated from the coding sequence ATGCTGACTTCTGCCACCACGCTCGTCGAGCGCCGAGCAGTCCTCACTGCCGCGTTCGGCACCCACCCCTACGAGGCCGCCTGGGCGTCCGAGGCGCTGTTCTTCGTCCGCGCCGAGGGGCCCCACCCCGAGCTGACCATCCAGCCGCAGGTCTCGCCGGACGGCATCGACTGGCTCGACCGCGGCGACCAGGTGACGCTCCGGGCCGACCGTGACCTGGTCGACGTCGAGATGGCCCGGTTCGGCACGTGGGTCCGGCTGCTGATCGAGGGCGCCACCCAGGACGCGCCGGCGACAGTGCTGGTGCGCCTGGAGCTCAAGGGCTGA
- a CDS encoding zinc-dependent alcohol dehydrogenase produces MSATMRQVLVARLDEVTVIDAPIPEPGPGEVRMAVALAGICGSDTHAVVGHHPLLGPPYLPGHELVGRIEKAGAGADASLVGARAVVKPNVDCGECVNCRAGRSNACQELQWIGCDPSGALPGGMAQYVVVPERNVFPVPDEVSDVDAVLVECLATPVHAARIAGDLTGAKVVVIGAGTIGLFSVIAARRAGAGVIVVSDPVPAKRERALGLGADAAVDAAEPDFTAAVHQALGGPADVVFDCVGIEASIRQAVGALRRAGTLLIVGVPPRDGVVPLPLFQDWELRIQGCANYTPEDIEAAIAIAVDGGLPGDDIVSATYSVEDAVSAFAAAALGTAGKVVIAPGPAA; encoded by the coding sequence ATGAGCGCGACGATGCGCCAGGTGCTGGTCGCACGGTTGGACGAGGTCACGGTGATCGACGCCCCGATCCCGGAGCCGGGCCCGGGCGAGGTGCGGATGGCGGTCGCGCTCGCGGGCATCTGCGGCTCCGACACCCACGCGGTTGTGGGGCACCACCCGCTGCTGGGACCGCCGTACCTGCCGGGCCACGAGCTCGTCGGGAGGATCGAGAAGGCCGGCGCCGGCGCCGATGCCTCACTCGTCGGCGCGCGCGCGGTGGTCAAGCCCAACGTCGACTGCGGGGAGTGCGTCAACTGTCGCGCCGGGCGCAGCAACGCCTGCCAGGAGCTCCAGTGGATCGGCTGCGACCCCTCGGGCGCGCTGCCCGGCGGGATGGCCCAGTACGTGGTCGTCCCGGAGCGCAACGTCTTCCCGGTGCCGGACGAGGTCTCTGACGTGGACGCCGTGCTCGTCGAGTGCCTCGCGACGCCCGTCCACGCGGCGCGCATCGCGGGCGACCTCACCGGCGCGAAGGTCGTCGTGATCGGCGCAGGGACCATCGGGCTCTTCTCCGTCATCGCGGCGCGTCGTGCCGGCGCCGGTGTGATCGTCGTCTCGGACCCCGTGCCCGCCAAGCGCGAGCGCGCGCTGGGCCTCGGCGCGGACGCGGCCGTCGACGCGGCGGAGCCAGACTTCACCGCAGCGGTGCATCAGGCGCTCGGCGGTCCGGCGGACGTCGTCTTCGACTGCGTCGGCATCGAGGCGTCGATCCGTCAGGCGGTCGGGGCGCTGCGCCGCGCGGGCACGCTGCTCATCGTCGGCGTGCCGCCCCGGGACGGCGTCGTGCCGCTGCCGCTGTTCCAGGACTGGGAGCTCCGAATCCAGGGCTGCGCCAACTACACCCCGGAGGACATCGAGGCCGCGATCGCCATCGCCGTGGACGGCGGCCTGCCGGGCGACGACATCGTCAGCGCCACCTACTCGGTCGAGGACGCGGTGTCGGCCTTCGCGGCCGCGGCCCTCGGGACCGCCGGCAAGGTCGTGATCGCGCCCGGCCCCGCGGCCTGA
- a CDS encoding carbohydrate kinase family protein yields MVSSGRDARIPGLAQAVFVVGEALVDVTVDADGVERRQPGGSPMNVAFGLARLGVPARLLSSIGDDVDGQRIAAHLRSAGVKLDDVSVAPGAVTSTASATLDAQGIATYSFDLRWDLPASGSVPAECGVIHTGSIGAVLAPGADRVLELFRSACADVIRSFDPNVRPAITPDRVAVLERVEQFVSHTDVLKLSDEDAEWLHPGKDEEFVADWALGLGVKLVVLTRGARGCTVVTPSHRIVQGAIPTHVVDTIGAGDAFMSGLLAGLSRWGLFDALRGDGVSVGDLSRLAELATRVASLTVAQAGAQPPTWAEVRSAA; encoded by the coding sequence ATGGTGTCCAGCGGCAGGGACGCGAGGATCCCCGGGCTGGCGCAGGCCGTCTTCGTCGTCGGCGAGGCGCTGGTCGACGTGACCGTCGACGCTGACGGCGTCGAGCGTCGACAGCCCGGCGGCAGCCCGATGAACGTCGCCTTCGGGTTGGCGAGGCTGGGCGTGCCCGCGCGGCTGTTGAGCTCCATCGGCGACGACGTCGACGGCCAGCGCATCGCCGCGCACCTGCGGTCGGCCGGGGTCAAGCTCGACGACGTGTCGGTGGCGCCCGGAGCGGTGACGTCCACGGCCTCCGCGACGTTAGACGCCCAGGGCATCGCGACGTACTCGTTCGACCTGCGGTGGGATCTTCCCGCCAGCGGGAGCGTTCCGGCGGAGTGCGGCGTGATCCACACGGGGTCGATCGGAGCGGTGCTCGCGCCAGGCGCCGATCGCGTGCTCGAGCTCTTCAGGTCGGCGTGCGCCGACGTGATCCGCTCGTTCGACCCCAACGTCCGTCCGGCGATCACTCCGGATCGCGTGGCGGTGCTGGAGCGCGTCGAGCAGTTCGTCAGCCATACCGACGTGCTCAAGTTGAGCGACGAGGACGCGGAATGGCTCCACCCTGGCAAGGACGAGGAGTTCGTCGCGGACTGGGCCCTCGGCCTGGGCGTCAAGCTCGTCGTCCTCACCCGGGGCGCGCGGGGGTGCACGGTCGTCACTCCGTCGCACCGGATCGTGCAGGGCGCCATCCCCACCCATGTGGTGGACACCATCGGGGCCGGTGACGCCTTCATGTCGGGGCTCTTGGCTGGGCTCTCGCGGTGGGGCCTGTTCGACGCGCTGCGGGGTGACGGCGTCAGCGTCGGCGACCTCAGCCGGCTCGCCGAGCTCGCCACGCGCGTCGCGTCGTTGACGGTCGCGCAGGCCGGAGCGCAGCCGCCGACCTGGGCGGAGGTCCGCTCGGCCGCCTGA
- a CDS encoding DUF6772 family protein: MALIVHERGLEKFRPLEKVLVHDDFDLGFNGWLDLTPNFVREGFQSQPSQLDLGSWGPSMISAAPMRFAAGHGSMEGNYSLKLATRPKAGPYEQPPVNGSMSTVIKRLSRLDDDHRYLQLEAWYSYTPEQDRWGTGEEDIRAFGMWFDVQDETCRWQPGVRYVNSVNGTKVKRWQYFHTSEDITREQWTGSPEGWESPGIDAIWCGERYPDGSADGFQWIPDGDQKLVYNESPDKLNWLYMRMLVDLETREYVEFQSMGRTFDLRGLPTTPSLPYDGITGLINPVFFIETDTDRRVFLYLDSVVYSTGREPNA; this comes from the coding sequence ATGGCGCTCATCGTCCATGAACGCGGCCTCGAGAAGTTCAGGCCGCTGGAGAAGGTCCTGGTCCACGACGACTTCGACCTCGGCTTCAACGGCTGGCTCGACCTGACGCCGAACTTCGTCCGCGAAGGGTTCCAGTCCCAGCCCTCGCAGCTCGATCTGGGCTCCTGGGGGCCGTCGATGATCAGCGCCGCCCCGATGCGGTTCGCAGCCGGGCACGGGTCGATGGAGGGCAACTACTCGCTCAAGCTCGCCACCCGCCCGAAGGCTGGGCCGTACGAGCAGCCCCCGGTCAACGGGAGCATGAGCACCGTGATCAAGCGGCTCTCGCGGCTCGACGACGACCACCGGTACCTCCAGCTCGAGGCGTGGTACTCCTACACGCCCGAGCAGGACCGCTGGGGCACCGGCGAGGAGGACATCCGCGCGTTCGGGATGTGGTTCGACGTGCAGGACGAGACCTGCCGCTGGCAGCCGGGCGTCCGCTACGTGAACTCGGTCAACGGGACGAAGGTCAAGCGGTGGCAGTACTTCCACACCTCCGAGGACATCACCCGCGAGCAGTGGACCGGCAGCCCCGAGGGCTGGGAGTCCCCCGGCATCGACGCCATCTGGTGCGGCGAGCGCTACCCGGACGGCTCGGCAGACGGGTTCCAGTGGATCCCCGACGGCGACCAGAAGCTGGTCTACAACGAGAGCCCCGACAAGCTCAACTGGTTGTACATGCGGATGCTCGTCGACCTCGAGACGCGGGAGTACGTCGAGTTCCAGAGCATGGGCCGCACGTTCGACCTGCGGGGCCTGCCGACGACGCCGTCGCTGCCGTACGACGGCATCACCGGCCTCATCAACCCTGTGTTCTTCATCGAGACCGACACCGATCGTCGCGTCTTCCTGTATCTCGACTCCGTCGTGTATTCGACGGGGCGCGAGCCCAACGCCTGA
- a CDS encoding mannitol dehydrogenase family protein codes for MERLGARTLGSLPRAVEVPGYLDEDLRIGIVHFGVGNFHRSHQAMYVERLLNAGTARDWAICGVGLLDRDARMRDALAEQDGLYTLTLREPDGSNRFSVIGAIRRFIYAPDDPAALLEQLVSPDVRIVSLTVTEGGYVSDPTTGRSPQDDPLVIEEVAGGLAQPRTAFGWIVAALRERRRRGTAPFTVMSCDNIQGNGRVARLSVEGVARLVDAELADWIAAEVSFPSTMVDRITPVTTQTDVDRIATELGVEDAWPVSSEPFTQWVIEDVFAHGRPPFEQAGAVLVSDIDPYEAIKLRLLNASHQALAYIGQLMGYEYVHEAVADARIAGFVRAYMEQEAVPTLVVPAGFEIAEYIDELFVRFGNPHVQDFLARLSVDSSNRIPKFLVPVLADGVAAGAASGVGASIIATWRAWCRGVDAGQFAIDDVDGKVLVSAAAQEPLGFLRGVPTLTPFLESPSFVDAYERAANALEQEGPEAFLGAVLVQE; via the coding sequence ATGGAACGTCTGGGAGCTCGCACACTCGGCTCCCTTCCGCGCGCGGTGGAGGTTCCGGGCTATCTCGACGAGGACCTGAGAATCGGGATCGTCCACTTCGGGGTGGGGAACTTCCACCGCTCGCACCAGGCGATGTACGTCGAGCGGCTGCTCAATGCCGGGACCGCCCGCGACTGGGCGATCTGCGGTGTCGGGCTGCTGGACCGCGACGCCCGGATGCGTGACGCGCTCGCCGAGCAGGACGGGCTCTACACGCTGACGCTGCGCGAGCCGGACGGCTCGAACCGGTTCAGCGTCATCGGGGCGATCCGGCGCTTCATCTACGCGCCCGACGACCCGGCGGCCCTGCTCGAGCAGCTCGTGTCCCCGGACGTGCGCATCGTGTCGTTGACGGTCACCGAGGGTGGCTACGTCAGCGACCCGACGACCGGGCGGTCGCCCCAGGACGACCCCCTGGTGATCGAGGAGGTCGCGGGCGGGCTCGCGCAGCCGCGCACGGCGTTCGGCTGGATCGTCGCGGCGCTGCGCGAGCGACGGCGACGGGGCACCGCTCCGTTCACGGTCATGTCCTGCGACAACATCCAGGGCAACGGTCGTGTCGCCCGGCTGAGCGTCGAGGGCGTGGCGCGTCTCGTGGACGCGGAGCTGGCCGACTGGATCGCCGCCGAGGTGTCGTTCCCCTCCACCATGGTGGACAGGATCACGCCGGTGACGACGCAGACGGACGTCGACCGCATCGCGACCGAGCTGGGCGTCGAGGACGCCTGGCCGGTGTCGAGCGAGCCGTTCACTCAGTGGGTGATCGAGGACGTGTTCGCCCACGGTCGTCCGCCGTTCGAGCAGGCGGGCGCGGTGCTCGTCTCCGACATCGACCCGTACGAGGCGATCAAGCTCCGGCTGCTCAACGCGTCGCACCAGGCGCTCGCGTACATCGGGCAGCTCATGGGCTACGAGTACGTGCACGAGGCGGTCGCCGATGCGCGCATCGCCGGGTTCGTGCGCGCCTACATGGAGCAGGAGGCGGTCCCGACGCTCGTGGTGCCCGCAGGCTTCGAGATCGCCGAGTACATCGACGAGCTGTTCGTCCGCTTCGGGAACCCTCATGTGCAGGACTTCCTGGCGCGGCTGTCCGTCGACTCCTCGAACCGGATTCCGAAGTTCCTGGTCCCGGTGCTCGCCGACGGTGTGGCGGCGGGCGCGGCGAGCGGGGTCGGCGCGTCGATCATCGCCACGTGGCGCGCGTGGTGCCGTGGTGTCGACGCGGGGCAGTTCGCCATCGACGACGTGGACGGGAAAGTGCTGGTCTCGGCCGCCGCGCAGGAGCCACTCGGCTTCCTCCGGGGCGTCCCGACGCTGACCCCGTTCCTGGAGTCGCCCTCCTTCGTCGACGCGTATGAGCGCGCCGCCAACGCGCTCGAGCAGGAGGGTCCTGAGGCGTTCCTCGGAGCCGTCCTGGTGCAGGAGTAG